One region of Pleuronectes platessa chromosome 18, fPlePla1.1, whole genome shotgun sequence genomic DNA includes:
- the hax1 gene encoding HCLS1-associated protein X-1 isoform X1 translates to MSVFDLFRGFFSVPGGHHRGRRDPFFDAMTHDDDDDEEEDGFYHDGDRGEQQDPFDSAWRFGLSMGPDGMRIQEPPLFGHVLREMEEIFSQMGQWDAGRESGHFGTNTGPSIKGVPNITPLPPSQDRLKEGRGGTSGNPLRDFMLKAPDRDTRGPQPGPQREPRPDGRPFSKFYDIWRQGLEKTPAEEHREDRDLDSAVSAGGLDKILTPPAGQAPSQPRIQSFFQSVSISKVVKPDGTVEERRTVRDGKGNEETTVTRSGGPGVREGPDDRPVPVLPGGQRPFSDLRDDDSLFSQLFPGGFK, encoded by the exons ATGAGCGTCTTTGATTTGTTTCGCGGGTTCTTCTCGGTGCCCGGAGGTCACCACCGCGGCCGTAG GGACCCATTCTTCGATGCCATGactcatgatgatgatgatgatgaagaggaggatggctTCTACCATGACGGGGACCGGGGGGAGCAGCAGGATCCCTTCGACAGCGCCTGGAGGTTCGGCCTCAGCATGGGTCCGGACGGGATGAGGATCCAGGAGCCGCCGCTGTTCGGCCACGTCCTccgggagatggaggagatctTCTCCCAGATGGGACAGTGGGACGCGGGACGCGAGTCTGGACACTTCGGTACAAACACTGGTCCTAGCATTAAAG GTGTTCCCAACATCACACCGTTGCCGCCATCTCAGGACAGACTCAAGGAAGGACGGGGGGGAACCAGCGGGAACCCCTTGAGAGACTTCATGTTGAAGGCCCCTGACAGAGACACGCGAGGGCCCCAGCCCGGACCGCAGAGAGAGCCCAGACCTGATGGCCGCCCTTTTTCCAAG TTCTACGACATTTGGAGACAGGGGCTTGAGAAAACGCCAGCGGAGGAGCACAGAGAAGACCGAG ATCTGGACTCTGCCGTGTCCGCCGGGGGCCTGGACAAGATTCtgacgccccctgctggtcaagcACCGAGTCAGCCCAGAATCCAGTCGTTCTTCCAGTCGGTCTCCATCAGCAAGGTGGTGAAACCTGACGGG actgtggaggagaggagaacagtCAGAGATGGAAAAGGAAATGAGGAAACCACAGTGACCCGCTCAGGAGGCCCCGGGGTCCGGGAGGGACCCGACGATCGACCTGTTCCTGTTCTTCCCG GTGGTCAACGGCCCTTTTCAGACTTGCGGGATGATGACTCGTTATTTTCCCAGCTCTTCCCAGGAGGGTTTAAATAA
- the hax1 gene encoding HCLS1-associated protein X-1 isoform X2 produces the protein MSVFDLFRGFFSVPGGHHRGRRDPFFDAMTHDDDDDEEEDGFYHDGDRGEQQDPFDSAWRFGLSMGPDGMRIQEPPLFGHVLREMEEIFSQMGQWDAGRESGHFGVPNITPLPPSQDRLKEGRGGTSGNPLRDFMLKAPDRDTRGPQPGPQREPRPDGRPFSKFYDIWRQGLEKTPAEEHREDRDLDSAVSAGGLDKILTPPAGQAPSQPRIQSFFQSVSISKVVKPDGTVEERRTVRDGKGNEETTVTRSGGPGVREGPDDRPVPVLPGGQRPFSDLRDDDSLFSQLFPGGFK, from the exons ATGAGCGTCTTTGATTTGTTTCGCGGGTTCTTCTCGGTGCCCGGAGGTCACCACCGCGGCCGTAG GGACCCATTCTTCGATGCCATGactcatgatgatgatgatgatgaagaggaggatggctTCTACCATGACGGGGACCGGGGGGAGCAGCAGGATCCCTTCGACAGCGCCTGGAGGTTCGGCCTCAGCATGGGTCCGGACGGGATGAGGATCCAGGAGCCGCCGCTGTTCGGCCACGTCCTccgggagatggaggagatctTCTCCCAGATGGGACAGTGGGACGCGGGACGCGAGTCTGGACACTTCG GTGTTCCCAACATCACACCGTTGCCGCCATCTCAGGACAGACTCAAGGAAGGACGGGGGGGAACCAGCGGGAACCCCTTGAGAGACTTCATGTTGAAGGCCCCTGACAGAGACACGCGAGGGCCCCAGCCCGGACCGCAGAGAGAGCCCAGACCTGATGGCCGCCCTTTTTCCAAG TTCTACGACATTTGGAGACAGGGGCTTGAGAAAACGCCAGCGGAGGAGCACAGAGAAGACCGAG ATCTGGACTCTGCCGTGTCCGCCGGGGGCCTGGACAAGATTCtgacgccccctgctggtcaagcACCGAGTCAGCCCAGAATCCAGTCGTTCTTCCAGTCGGTCTCCATCAGCAAGGTGGTGAAACCTGACGGG actgtggaggagaggagaacagtCAGAGATGGAAAAGGAAATGAGGAAACCACAGTGACCCGCTCAGGAGGCCCCGGGGTCCGGGAGGGACCCGACGATCGACCTGTTCCTGTTCTTCCCG GTGGTCAACGGCCCTTTTCAGACTTGCGGGATGATGACTCGTTATTTTCCCAGCTCTTCCCAGGAGGGTTTAAATAA